DNA sequence from the Vicia villosa cultivar HV-30 ecotype Madison, WI linkage group LG3, Vvil1.0, whole genome shotgun sequence genome:
GTGGAAAATTATATCCCCTTGATATGTATGGCAAGTTTCTTTATTGGATACCAGTGGGAAGCTTTCATTGTTAACATCAAATAAGTTAACAACCTTGTAAACATCAGACATGTGCAAGAAAATGTTATAGTGACCACTAGAACATGCCACAATAACATGTGAGCATGGCACGTGGAATGCTCAAAACCTTCCGCAGTCGCACCAACCTTTAACATAATAATGTCGCAAATGGTCATCCCTCATTGTGGTTCATTGTCTCTTCGACACTGAAACACAAGTTTTGAGGGTCAAATCTTGTTACGATGTGTTTGTTTAATTTTCCAATTTCCTCCTTCATCACCTTCATGCAATTTTTAGTAAATAATTGTCCTGATTCTAACATTGAACTTCATTTTGAACCTTTACTAGAAAGTAGTGCTCCCAGCCTATAGAAGGTTGCTCTCACCAATGTTGTTATGGGTAGGTTCAGAGTGCCTATATAGACAAAGTTCATTAATTCAACAAGATTTGTTGTCATGTGACTCCATCACTAACCCTCGGCAAATTCCCTTGTCCATTTCTCCATAAGAATGTTATCCATCCACCTTAAAGGTTGTTCATTTGAAATCATGTTTCATTGCAGTAGTGTTTGAATGATGATTGGTTTAAAGCATATCCTACATTATAAACATAATTAATTTCAGTCTATAATAAATACATACTAAAACAGTAAACATACATCCAATCCCAACAAGAAAGAGATTTAGTTACCCATGATAActaaatacaaagagaagaatgaagaagaacaaGCATCCACCGTGATTTCCCGACGATTGATGCAAACCCCAACTCCAATTCTTCAAGCTGCACCCTCTCTTGTTGTTTTCTCAGCCTCTCTCCCTCCAAAAATGGTTCTAAACCCTAAAATAATAATGAAACCCCCAAAATTATTTTTCTACCTTATTTACACATTTTCTGCTAAGCCAAATTCGCTCTGCGCCAAAAAGTTGCGCCCGAAAAAATGTCCTTTTTGCCTCACTCATCTAGCGCAAAATGATCAAACCCCCTGGGAAAAATATCTAATTTCGCCCGACGATCAAAAATCTCGCTCGTCGAATTCCATGCTTTAAGATTGCCCGGCGGCCAAGCCTCTATTTGCCACTGGAAAGCTATTGACTTGTCTCAACTCTGATTCTCTCCTAGCTCGTTTGACGACCACAAAGCATTCCACATGCTTCTTGCTCGCCTGAGCCTGAGGACCACAAAGCATTATGCATGCTAAGAAGTCTTCCTAGGGATGAAGACAAATGCATTAGTTaatcaattttaatattaatttttagtaaACTAACAAATACATTTTATGCATCAGGTTATCATAAGGCCATATATGACCATACAAGATGTTTATCTAAGGGGTGGAGACGTTGCAGTCATCTGGACTTCAACAACACCAATTATTAAATTCACTATTATAGAAATGGACCATAGTGATATAGTTAACCTACAATATGACATGCATCAGAACATCATATTATTACTGAGGTGCTTCAAAGATAAACATAAAAGTAAAATGTCAGACTAATAGGAATTTGAAAACTAGAAAAACTTCAACAAGGCAGAGTATCATCAATGAAGGAACCACCGTAACTTTGTCATGGATGACTATGTCATGCCAACTGAATGTAAACCAATTCCTCAATTCATGGCATAATATAGATCGATTACAATTGGCTATCTATCTTAAACTAGATTGTTAGTTGACACACATGAACAAACACCATCTTCAAACGTCCAACATAACCAACAACAAACATATACCCATATCCCAACTCACAAAAAATtaccaaaccaaaccataactTTTCATTAACACCAAAAAACTAATACATGCCATGCATCCATATCTTAACATAGCAAAATTACCAAATCACACAACAACCTTTCATTAAAACGCAAAAGCAATACATGTCAAACATTCAATCAAAAAGCCAAAAGTATAACATTTTCTACCAACAGCAACCCCAAGATTTTAATCAATCTTTCCGGCAACAAACATCAGTCACCAACCCATCATACTCATACCAATACCATAAACAACATCTCAGACATGCACATAAATTTCCAAACACCGCCACAACAAATTCTTTTTCACCCCACACAAACATTCACACCAAATTCACCGCTCCATAAAAAATACTATCGCCCAATCATTACCACATCAACCCAAACGACAACTCAACCAGACTTTCAATACGTGGGTAATGAATTAAATTACAACAACGTGACAACCAATTTGAACCTCTTAGACAAACTCaaagacttttttttttcttgatgAAGGTGCGAGAACTTTTTCTAACCCACCTCAGCATATTCAATTAAGACCTCAACGACAATTAGCACATCGTCAATGTTAAAATAAAGGTCACTTTGATAGAATGTatcattaatataaaaaaattgtaatataatttttattatatttaagtaatactttataaattttcctaattaaattattttacgaATTATTTTTATCTAAgaatttgttataaaaaataaaataattataataattgacAATAATTAAACAAGAATATTatattaaacaataatttaaaaataaattaacaaataaataattaaataaaaacaaataaaagtaaaataaggAGGAAGGTCTTGGTCTACGAGCATCTCCTCTTAAAGCAAGGGAGCACTAATAGCATTTGCGATGCCATGATAATATAAGATTTATCTTGAAAAAAGGAATAATTTGTCCATTGAGTTGAGAAATTTTGATATTGTGGTAAAAAATCTGGCAATTTTTAGCTTTGTTATTTCCACGTTAAAGTACAATGATACACGAGAAAAGAGCAGTAAAAGGTTAAAACACAACAAAGCATTCACTTAACCTATCCATCATTTTGTCCACGCCAGTCGAAAGAAACGAAACTATGCCTGCTACCAGCTGTAACTCAAATCAATATGGacaaaaataatgaatatttagaATTACACGTGTTGATCAACGGGCTAAAACAAGTGGTACCCCTATCTTTAAACGTTGCCGGTTGTTGATTCATACAGAACATGTGTCATTTCAAATTACTAATATTGATATTGTTTGTTTTCCAAACTGAAGTAGATTTTACTGACAGTAATAAACAGAACAAACTCTGCTAGATCACACAGCATAAATACAGACACTCTTACTACTATGTAACAGTTAGCAAAGAAAAgttatttttttcagtttgtgGGAAAAATCTTTTGAGTAGATTTGCTTTGCAGCCAAAAAGCTTACAGTTGTTGCTTCAGAACAAAATGTTTAGTAGACGTGTCatatctctatggattttattTGTGATGTGGCAACTATTTCATACTAGGAGTAAATAGAATAAGCAAATGCAGACCAGGCCAGATGCAATTTCATAAtgttcataacaccaaaaactggTTTGATATCAATGCCAATTTGTTCAATCATGGTTAAAAGAAGCATATATAGTACTGTGAATAAATAACCATTTAAACTCAAAATACTGAGATTCCCTACAACAACATAACATGAAAAGCATAACAAAATCACAAAGGATTTGAGAGACTTCACTCTAGTAACACATTATTAGCTCTAAAAGCATCAAaatgaaaaactcaaaaaattacTAACTCTTGCCCATTTGCTGAGAGGATGCAATGCAAGTGCCTTGTTTGTTACCATCAAATCCTCTTCCTCATGGTTACTTATTTTCCAATTCTTCAATTAAGCTAATCAAAATCAATTCTGCTGATCATTCCTCCTCCCAGACCCATCACCTTCCCTATCCTCAAGCAACCTTCCACTCTCCTCATCAGCCTGCGCAGTTTTCTTCTGCGTCTCCTTAGCCTTAAGCGCCTGCAGCTTCGAATGATTATAATAAGCCACACCAAGAAAAGCAAGCCCATACCCAAACAAATTAATCGGCGTAACAGTATCCTTAATCACACTCCACGAAAACGCAATCAAAAGCCAGTCCTTCACCACGCCAGCCACATTCATCGTCAAAGCAGACGTCTTCCCAACCAACAGAAAAACAGCCAGATTCAAAGCAAATGCACAAAGAGAATTAGTCCCGAAAATTATAAAATCGAAATGAAAACTCGAAGTATCTCTCAAAACAGGAAACTCAACGAGAATCCAAGGAACAGACAAGAAAACTAAACAACAAGGAGCAACATAGTACAAAGACGTTATCGGATTCAACGAAATCCCTTTCGAATTCAACAAGATTTGAATCATAACCAATCTCGTCGCCTCGAAAGCCACCGCACCAAGCTGAAGAATCACACCCCATGTATCAAATCTCGCTTCACCATAAGCCGCCACACCAACACCTAAAGAAATCGAAAGCATGTTAAACATGGTATCATTCTTATAATTCTCTTTCTTCAAACAAACACCAATCGAGTAAACAGCGACCGGCATGAGCGCTTTCAGCATCTGTATAAACGAGACAGAGAGATAGATATACGCCGAATTGGAGAGCCATAGGGACAAAGAATACAGCGCTCCGATTGGGACGACGGAGGAGAGGTAAACTTCGCGCGACATTGAAACGGGTTCGACGAATTTGAAGACGCGAACGAGGAGGATAGCTAGGGTTGCGCAGAAGGACATGTGGATCATGGTTAGGGAGATGGGGAAGGGCCAGTTGTACATCTTTTTGTCGAGGATGTATTTGTTGTAGACGATGACGGTGAAGGATAAGAAGATCCATATCGCTACGTAGGTGTAGGATAACAGGATCTTTTTCATTACGCCATCGCTAACAGATCCACCTTTCCCCATTGTTGAAcaacgaagaagaagatgatgaagaagatgcagatgaagaagaagaagaaagagtcaGAGAGTGAtaactgaaaaataaaaattttgcgACTTATAAGGATACAAAACAACTATTTAAATCAGAATAAtagttaattataatattattatatttttgttattattattattactgttattattttattattattattattttgttatttaaaatGCAGACTAGTAGACTCATACCGTAAGCGACACTTTTGGCTTTATGGCAAAAGTTAATTTTGGTGGGATTCATTTATTTATGGTCaatgtataattttaaattacGTTATATTGCCGATAATTGTATATATCGTATTCTATACTTTATAAACATTAGAATCAgatttttttaacttaattatgttaaaatttaaaatgtggCTTTTTTTAATGGAAAATAGTTGTAACTGATTTATGTGGGTTTTAAAACATCTTTTTATagacacaaaaacaaaaaaaaaaacatctattTTATTGAAAAGTTGTATTTATTAACTTTTACATTATTTTTTATGGAAATTTaaactctcttttttttttttttttgcacattTTATTTATGAAGTTTCTTAGACATACCCCTTTGTGTCACAATAGGtgttttttttaagattttcacactttttaaaaaaataattaattatattgatttcaatgataaattgagtctcatttactaaagggtcatgctaacgagtgccccaggggcactctttaagcattccaTATAAAGAATATATtccttaaataaattatttatttcaatttctaatgcattgaatacaagtaATTTCAATAAAACAAACTATGTTATTCTTTAAAAAAGTCATTTATTTCCATTTCTAACACATTAAATACAAATATTGATTAGCTTTTTAAACTCTTAacaagtgcccctggggcactcgttagcatttccctttaCTAAAATAACTTTATTAATAACAGGTAGTGGAatacttaaatgaattaaaatgcaATAAATAAGGATAAGTTagtggaaagaaataataaatattacattaatattctaaatggacaaataatttgaaataaataaaaattgaaaagagGACATCTATTgtgaaacggagggagtattaaatAAGTGAAATAATGTTTAATTCATACTTATGCGTTTGTATATAAAAATTTTACATTTGAACCAAGTTAAACTATAAAACTTTTACATTTGAACCAACTTAATTAAACTAAAGATGTATTATTGTTCAAAAAAAACTAAAGATGTATTTAGATTGATGCAGACATAATTGATTCTATTAGGAAGATTCTAATGTTTtatattggttggagatagagcattgaaagagtatatatagagggacactcctcaccttaccaaccagtTTTGTAATAATGAGTTagatcaaactctaatatggtattagTGTCTATCAATCGGACCATGAACCGCCCACCGTTAATATCCACGTACCAAGCCCAAAAAAGAGTGATGGGCATGAGGAGTGCTGGGTGTGAGAGGGTGTATTAGgttttaggtcaaactctaatagatTCTAACATAATTAAGTTTGGCATATctgattttaatataattgagtttaatagaattgatttatatttatataaaaataagttgaataataaatttaagTGTAAAAtcacttaaaatcaattttaaaaacaaaaactataaattttaatttcaagtaaaaaatttaattaattttacttttaaaaatcAAAGACTTCAAAATTATGCTTAATCAAATCTACATCTCTATAATTGTGGCAAATTCTCTTGTAGTGAAAAGGAAAGTTGATACAAATAGCAATTTGTAACATCAAAATGCATGACCTCATTGGGGTGCCAACTTCATTTGGCAATTATGTCATattgatttttgggttttttatgATATTTACTTGCTAGTTTTGCTTCTTTGTAAACAAGGTAAGAATTGACTTAATAAGTGAAAAATAATACAAAGTAATGTATTACCATTCAACTaactaaaattaataaaagataatGTAAAATATATTAACTTATGAGATCTCATCATGTACCTATAGAAAGTACTCCCAATATATAgaataaatacatgcatcattgGTAAGGGTATAGTAATGAACAATTATCTacaaatataaaagcatatggaTAATGGTAATGGTAATGAACAATTATCTACAAATATAAAAGGATATGGGTAATGGTAATGGTAATGAACAATTATCTacgaaaatttcttcacccacctcctaaccttcttgcccacccctggtgaatttaccacactacctcTTGTGTcgtatgtagttctaatggtgcacccacataaagaactatccgtccccgtggtctccgaccgcttagcttcaagaaacaaaaaattcaaacccgttcgagatatgttgtaaatcaattgggagaatagaatttggcccttataccgatgttccataaccgtcttgctccgaccgaacgatgtttgaatttcattgtgttgattttcaagcatttggttcacggtgtcccatccccgacacaaatctcccttgctatcacccaaccacctcttgaagaccgcatgtgcggattcaactcggttagtcgtggtgcaaccaagatgtctaacccgatttgtccaagcgcacacgactttttctctaactttgtcaagaatggtggattcgacgtaatgacaaaaagtcctaatggaaccacacaaagacctaaagtgtaccaatttctcggtatacacctcttcgaagtatgcatccaaaatttccctccatgccgccattatcctatcaaccacaacaccggctttgacaactttaccattttcatccggcctatcttttgtcccaaccgcgggtttcaacttgcttctcacgttgcaagttatgtgataccggcaaagtaaagcggtagatgtcgggaagacggtatcgaccgcattcatcaaagcattgtcccgatcggtgacaatgacgtttggcataacctcttgatcaactaacaaagacttgcaaattcccaaggcccacgtaaagttgtcttcttttacacactccaaaaaagaaaaccccaccgaataagtcttgtccgtcgaggtcacaccgacgatctctagaagaggaagcctatacttgtttgtcttgtatgtcgaatccatgactagaaccgttggaaatgtgttgaacaatttgatactttcgggatgagtccaaaaaatatcatgcaccgtaactttgtcctcggaggttcggaagcttgaaacataattgttatcgcctagtagtttcaaaagttgtttcattttcgaccgagggcccatattcaaaaccttgagattgtgccgttcattgtaaacttgcttgatatttgaaacgctatccggattcttacgctttaaatcggcaagtatgttgcgaggcgccactttgactatcgttaggtccgatatcactttcctctcttcgcgggacaaacgacacgccattggatgtccgtgtaacttgacatccaaggcatgattatgaattccacaaattacggttaaccgccacaaatcatcaaccctccgagtagcacgcaacttaaacggacaaccgcactttctcgatcccgtgtcctcgtgttttagcacccggtttgattgtacataactaccaccccgttcgcaattcaaaacaacgaaagctttccgcctactatttccgttgtccgaccttaaaataacaattctaaatccatgtttgttagcttccttccgaacccaatcaatcaattgttcgcgactaccgaagctccgatcatttgtaaaatgttgccgaacatcgaccgcattgatcataggagtaacgtcaataattggatcgttattaacgttgacaatttccggaactaatactccatcgtcttgcacaatgttgtccggatgcaccatacctaacaaatgaataaattagcaaaattggccaaaactgttttttttaactgccagggcatatttcggaagttcatttccgaaattttttaggtaatatatttcggaaatgaacttccgagccatatcagttttcagcataaatttgttgaatcaatgtagtgaaataggggatgaaatgagagatgtttacctgaaattgtagctttctatgctccctttaacgtgatcaacggtttgaaacttgattttagggcgaaaaattgatggagattgattgggttttagagagggttttgagaagttttggagaaaaatgatgaaatagtgaaggagggaaatttgtatatgcagcaacagtttcggaaatgaacttccgaaaatatgcacggattttgaatttttttgacttcggaaatgtaactccgaaaaatccaatttttgggtgttttcggagatgcatttccgaagtaaaaaaaaatcaaaaaaaaaataacttcggagattcatctccgaagcaggggtagttttggatTTTCGCTgtgggtgacccccatagggaggtgggtaaagaaattttcttatctACAAACATAAATGTATATGAATATGAATGCTGGTATAATAACTTGCCCCATATATCCGTACATATCAATTTaaacaatatttatattattattaaactattatatattttaataaatatatttacatAAAATGCTACTTAAATAAATGTGATTATGGGGATAAAAACATAAACTTTAGCAtggttaataatattaatttatgttttaatttaataaaaaatcaagtcataattattttttggttatatgagaaaataaaagaaaaagaaaaactaaaataaaggtcACAATAATTTGATGAAACTCCCCTCACTTTTTTGAGTTTGATAAAATTATTTCTTAACCGAGTTATATCtaagttaataattaattttataatgaaTTTTAATCATTGTGTAAAGAAAAAGATCAATAtgaattgttttttaattataatcTTACTGTTTAATTTTCCTTAAATTATTGTGAccattattttagtttttttgcaaatgaaatataatattttcattGGTTTCATGTgtctaatttttttcattaaaatatatatttttaatcccAAAACTTTCCCTCAAATTTCGCCATTAACTACGACTAAAATTGTGTTACCAAGGCATCtgtttactagtaaatcaaaggCACCCATGTGTCAAAACTCTAATTTCAATACTTGAAAAACAATGTGAAATGGATAGAGTAAACAGTACACTACTACTTCTAATACGAAAGACTATCAATATGTAGCATTCAAGCAAAGGGACAGAGCAATAGTTTACAAAATCAAATACTATATTAATAGGGTTGAAACTAATCCTTTCCCGTGGGTGGGGGACATATTCCGGGAGGGAAGGGGGGACATAATGGCCCTAGTCATATTGTAGAGCTGTGGAAGTATAAATGTAAGAAGCAGTTCTAGGGTCAGCCCCAACCAAGAGCCTTATAAGTTAtacctaaaatatatatttacataAGCTTTGATTAAACATTTATATAACTACTAGTATGTATAGTTATACAACTACCTAAACTTGGCGCAAATGTGTGCTAGTCTCGTTCAACAAGTAAACGATGTCATAATAATAAGTTCCTTTGCACTTCGAGTTATTGGCGCAAATGTTGGGATCAGCTCCATTGGACCATTTTATTCAATTCCTTGCAAACTTTGCATGTGTCCGCCAAACACATTGTTCATTTTCTTTGTGCTGTGTGTTAGGTGAAGATGGATGACCTATTTTTTGAGTGGGGTTGGGCTTCTATTCTATAATAGACAATAGACTTTATACTCATTGATGTTGACACTAGAGATGTCAATATGGACTACCCGGACTTAAACGGGTCGGTCCTAACAGACCTTGGAATTTTTAGGGTTGGGCCAAAAAGGTCATGTATAA
Encoded proteins:
- the LOC131655110 gene encoding probable sugar phosphate/phosphate translocator At5g25400 — its product is MGKGGSVSDGVMKKILLSYTYVAIWIFLSFTVIVYNKYILDKKMYNWPFPISLTMIHMSFCATLAILLVRVFKFVEPVSMSREVYLSSVVPIGALYSLSLWLSNSAYIYLSVSFIQMLKALMPVAVYSIGVCLKKENYKNDTMFNMLSISLGVGVAAYGEARFDTWGVILQLGAVAFEATRLVMIQILLNSKGISLNPITSLYYVAPCCLVFLSVPWILVEFPVLRDTSSFHFDFIIFGTNSLCAFALNLAVFLLVGKTSALTMNVAGVVKDWLLIAFSWSVIKDTVTPINLFGYGLAFLGVAYYNHSKLQALKAKETQKKTAQADEESGRLLEDREGDGSGRRNDQQN